The window ATAAGGTAGAACAATGTAGTAGTGGTCCTTAGTTTAATCCAAGTTATAGTACCGGTAGTGAAAATAGACCGCCAATGTGGACGTCCAATTGAAGTTACTGTATCTTTTACGCCCACTTGGAGCATTGATTGCTTCACATCACGTGTAAGAGCTCGTACTCTAGTAGTACATTATCGTTGGCCCATTATTGCTAGATTTTGATCCTGGTGATGCTCTGTACTTGTTTCTACTTGCAATCAACATACAATTTTGCTCAAAGAGTCAAATGTTTCCTTGATTCTGTAGGATTAGTGTGTCCTGTTGCTTGTTGCTAGCTGTAGGATCTGACTTTTGGTTGTTGTTTTGGTGATGTAGGCCAAGGTAAATGACTACCGTTCCAGGGTCTCTGGTCTGGGAGCTCGTGAAGAAGAACAACTGCTTCTTGGTAAAAAAGTTTGGCAATAGCAACGCCAAGGTGCGGTTCAGCAAGGAGCCCAACAACCTCTACAATGTCCACTCCTACAAGTTCTCGAGTCTGTAGCTCTTTGCAGTATTTTTAACCCTTTTGTTTGCAAGTGTCTCTGCAAGGAGCTAACTTGCTGTGGGGCTGATGTGGTTTCAGGCTTGGCGAACAGCAAGACCGTGGCGGTCCAGCCATCAGCCGGAGAGGACAAGGCTATTGTCCTGTCCACGACAAAGACCAAGAAGCAGAACACCCCTGCCAAGCTCCAGCACAAGACTCTGATGCGCAAGGAGTTCCGCAAGATGGCCAAGTCTGTCAAGAATCAGGTATTAACTCCAGAGTTTTGTACTTGAATTGCCCTTATGCTTGGTTTCTAAGCTACAACTGTAAGTCACGGCTTGTCTCTGCTTCCTCCTTGAGTTCAGAGTTGTGGCATGGCATGCTTGATTTTGTGGTGGACTTGCGGCACTAATGATGCACCATTGTTACACTTCCTTGTCTTGAATGAATGCATCTTGTCAGGTCATTCTAAGTTCAAGGATGTATTCTCTAGTTAGGAAATGATAGGCGCATATGCAGTTATTATGCTTCCCAGTTTGTCGACGAGCTATTTGTTTCAACCATGGAAATATATTTCTAGTGTAATCAATCTCTTGTCATGCCATCTACTGAAGTGACCAGTAAATGTGTAGCTCATCTCTATATCAGTTGTCCAGTACTCATAGGTGTATGTTTAATACATCTTGGAGGCCATTGTCTAATTGTAGTTCAACAATGTTTTCCCTCAATCATTACAACTTGTTGTTTTGAGAAGTCACTTTGTTCTGCAAGTGGGACATAACTTCAGAAAAGTCTGATGCTTGCTGGGGCTGTTCCCTTAATTATGCAAagtttgaaaagtttgagattgaTCTTCTAGTGCTAAGTTTTGAATGCTAACTTTAATTTATGTTCCGGCAGGAAATGGACTGATTCCTTTGAAATTCGCATGTTGTAAATAGTCCCTTACTCCACTCAGGTAACTCTATAATCTGTCCCGCTTCTAGGTTTCCAGCACTCGAATCTTTCTTTAGGAGAGTTTGAAGTTGTTGGTGTATTCTCAACCATTGAGCGATTTTAGTCATCCTCTTCACTGGAGTAACAATGGTCAAAACAACTAGTGTCTAGTCTCCAGGATAATAAATCATGTTCTTCCATGTTTCCAAAAATACTTGTACTCCATGTTTCCATAAAAcagcaggaacacacatgtgaccaaAAATACTAGAATAAATTAGCTATGGTCTAAATAGCCTTTGTATTAGGATCTGGTTGAGTCTCTATGATGTTCTCTCTTAGTGTCATGTCATGTCATGAGTTTTGAGTCGTGAATATATAACTGAGTTGTATAATCCTTTCCAGGTGAGGACTTTGACCACAAAAGTACAACCAGGACAACCGTGTTGTTGGTGGTAGCTCCCAAGGTCCAAGGACGACTATAAAATTTGACAGCAAAGAGCCAAGCAAGAGTGTGAACCATAGTGTGGGTTGATATTTGCCACCATGTTTTGGATTGCACGTACACTTCTTGGATATAAACTGTAATTAGGCTTGTTCAAGCTATGTTACTGCGGACGTGCAGTCTTGTATGTTTTTGTGAATGTTGATCATATGAGTTCTGGATTTGATCATTTAATAAGAGAATTACTGATTGTTTGATTTTTAAATGTGTATAAATTGGAATCTGTGAATTAAAAAGACCAAATATTCTACTAGGCCAAACAATATTTGGGCTCTAAGAAGCCAGAACAAAAAGTATAAATGAAATGGACATAAAAATGTTGGGCTTGGCTCATGAAGCCATTCAAAAATTGataatatatatataattgttgggctaggcccatgtagaaaaccgaattggaccgggctcattcttgtgccacatcagcttgccatgttggatgcctacgtggcctgggaaggttgctagtgaccaaacatttggtcgtggaaccaacgaccttttacatatgacaaagaaggtcactaattttagtttacgaccgccagcttttgaccatctgtttttggtcgccaaaaggtcacaaatgaaaaacaatgacctttcagtgaccaatagtgatggtcgcaaattgacatatttcttgtagtgaatgaaCTTTTTTGAAGCAGTTTCTTATATACaacacccctttagtaccagttggagccaccaaacggtactaaaggtctgttttggccaggccaagcggcgggaagcgccccccctttagtacccgtTGGAGCCATGACCCAGTACTAAAGGTGTGTGCTGGCGCAGGTTCGTGCggcatgtttagtcccacctcgctagccgaggggcgtccgcactggtttataagccccagtgcagtagctctctcgagctcctctccaaagtatgcctactgggcctacctgttctgtgctgccctgtgggcctactgggccgttGCGGgcatgcatcctggcccaacaaaatgttgtgtttctagtcgtatgcaagcCGCTCAGGCCCATtaggtgggcttttttattttcttaaattttgttgctttattttttttgctttatttttttgttttatttatttttgagttattTTTTGCTGTatatagagtttctttgtgaatatttttgctttaggttatTGCCGGTAGTttcaaaatttgaatagtttaaattttgatttatatgaaatttgtgtgaatcactagtttgtgaataacttaactttgaaaatagatttttcagtgattattttttcttatgtttaatattattagtgtgttttatcattatagagTTTTTTATGTTTAACTTAACTTtaaaatttgtttgcacataattttttttcgcgtttcaaatgccaaaacacataactaccctaactattacagaaatTCTCTCCTGGGTTTGAAACACAGAAGAAATAATGATAGTGAAgctgatcacatcccagatctttgggtgtgaaactttttcttcgtgtgtgtccctttgcaccgtatccatggaaaatcttcatcatttaacagggTGCTCGGGTCAATGTtcgctgtgaatggagcaatttcatcaaacttctaataatcttctgacatgtctgtcttgtcatccactcccacgatgtttcttttccctaaaagaactatgtggcgctttggctcgtcgtatgatccattcgct is drawn from Triticum dicoccoides isolate Atlit2015 ecotype Zavitan chromosome 6B, WEW_v2.0, whole genome shotgun sequence and contains these coding sequences:
- the LOC119321458 gene encoding 60S ribosomal protein L28-1-like — translated: MTTVPGSLVWELVKKNNCFLVKKFGNSNAKVRFSKEPNNLYNVHSYKFSSLANSKTVAVQPSAGEDKAIVLSTTKTKKQNTPAKLQHKTLMRKEFRKMAKSVKNQEMD